Proteins encoded within one genomic window of Posidoniimonas corsicana:
- a CDS encoding sugar-binding domain-containing protein: MRLLLCLALCVFTQTAGPLNAADTRDQLFDSGWRFHRGDAAGAELPGFDDSRWRTLDLPHDWSIEDLPPRPDAAPEVDAVTGEWRFHRGDAPSWSDPSTDDADWRHVTLPDNWERHSGYSENNAYGWYRRRLEIPAEFAGEEIDLLLGRIDDADEVWLNGQRIGGSGSFPPDYRSAWDVDRRYRAPAGLVRGDGSDLVAVRVFDGENNGGIYQAGAKSQRVGPFDPAEAQNRHFTAYTVGGIGWYRKAFESPEAGRQTTIRFDGVYMNAEVWLNGRRLGEHPHGYTGFHFDLTPHLRPPGEENVLAVRVRNEGRNSRWYSGSGIYRHVWLTTTGEVHIPTWGVFVTTPEVSAESASVRVSTEVRNAADAPSVATVRVTVRDAAGASVGVSEQELNIAAGTTELIQQTIDAAQPELWSLESPTLYSADVQVLVDGRLVDSVRAPFGVRKIEVDAQRGFRLNGRPVLLKGGCIHHDNGPLGAAAIDRAEERRVELLKANGFNAIRSSHNPPSPAMIAACDRLGVLMIVEAFDQWNESKENNQQDYHRFFDDWHAHDIAAMVRRDRNHPSVIMWSIGNEIPEQFRAGDTGQRLRDEVLRHDDTRPVTAAICTDWGPVMENWGELSDPAFPHLDVAGYNYLPQMYEPDHARRPDRVMYGSESLPKDALAYWTLVEERPYVIGDFVWTALDYLGEAGIAHTSLGPDPGPWFLSWPWINAWCGDLDLCGFKKPQSFYRDVVWRRSPIELLVHTPMPPDAVESLSWWGWPDELKSWNWDGHEGQPLQAAVYSRCDRVRLELNGRVIGEQPVSPATKLTARFNVPYEPGELKAVGLVDGRVVAENSLRTAGPPAALRLTADRGAINANRNDLSYITVEVVDASGARVPTAEAEVRFSVGGVGELAGQANGSPNQPASFQAPACRTRHGRCLAILRPTGGAGPITLTAEADGLRPARLAVECGDVDE, encoded by the coding sequence ATGCGTCTCCTGCTCTGTTTAGCCCTCTGCGTCTTCACTCAAACGGCCGGCCCGCTGAACGCCGCCGACACGCGCGACCAGCTGTTCGACAGCGGCTGGCGTTTCCACCGCGGCGACGCGGCCGGCGCCGAGCTACCCGGCTTCGACGACTCGCGGTGGCGGACGCTCGACCTGCCGCACGACTGGAGCATCGAGGACCTGCCGCCACGGCCCGATGCTGCGCCGGAAGTCGACGCGGTTACCGGCGAGTGGCGATTCCACCGCGGCGATGCCCCCTCCTGGAGCGACCCTAGCACCGACGATGCCGATTGGCGCCACGTCACCCTGCCGGACAACTGGGAGCGCCACTCCGGCTACAGCGAAAACAACGCCTACGGCTGGTACCGGCGGCGGCTGGAGATCCCCGCCGAGTTCGCCGGCGAGGAGATCGACTTGCTGCTGGGCCGCATCGATGACGCCGACGAGGTCTGGCTCAACGGCCAGCGGATCGGCGGCTCGGGGTCGTTCCCGCCCGACTACCGCAGCGCGTGGGATGTCGACCGCCGCTACCGCGCGCCGGCCGGGCTGGTGCGCGGCGACGGCTCGGACCTGGTGGCGGTCCGCGTGTTTGACGGCGAGAACAACGGCGGCATCTACCAGGCGGGCGCCAAGAGCCAGCGGGTTGGGCCGTTCGACCCGGCCGAGGCCCAGAACCGCCACTTCACCGCGTACACGGTTGGCGGGATCGGCTGGTACCGCAAGGCGTTCGAATCACCGGAGGCCGGGCGGCAGACGACCATCCGCTTCGACGGCGTCTACATGAACGCCGAGGTGTGGCTGAACGGCCGCCGGCTGGGCGAGCACCCCCACGGCTACACCGGCTTCCACTTCGACCTCACGCCGCACCTCCGCCCGCCGGGTGAGGAGAACGTGCTGGCCGTCCGCGTCCGCAACGAGGGCCGCAACAGCCGCTGGTACTCCGGGTCGGGCATCTACCGGCACGTCTGGCTGACCACGACCGGCGAAGTACACATTCCGACCTGGGGCGTGTTCGTCACGACGCCCGAGGTCTCTGCCGAGAGCGCGTCGGTCCGGGTTTCGACCGAGGTCCGCAACGCTGCCGACGCCCCTTCCGTGGCGACCGTCCGCGTTACTGTCCGCGACGCCGCTGGCGCCTCCGTTGGCGTGTCCGAACAAGAGCTCAACATCGCCGCCGGCACGACAGAACTGATTCAGCAGACCATCGACGCTGCGCAGCCCGAGCTCTGGTCGCTGGAATCGCCCACGCTCTACTCGGCCGACGTCCAGGTGCTGGTCGACGGCCGGCTGGTCGACAGCGTGCGGGCGCCGTTCGGCGTCCGCAAGATCGAGGTCGACGCCCAGCGCGGTTTCCGGCTCAACGGGCGGCCGGTGCTGCTCAAGGGCGGGTGCATCCACCACGACAACGGCCCGCTGGGCGCCGCCGCGATCGACCGCGCCGAGGAGCGCCGCGTCGAGCTGCTCAAGGCGAATGGCTTCAACGCGATCCGCTCGTCCCACAACCCGCCCTCGCCCGCGATGATCGCCGCCTGCGACCGCCTCGGCGTGCTGATGATCGTCGAGGCGTTCGACCAGTGGAACGAGTCGAAGGAGAACAACCAGCAGGACTACCACCGGTTCTTCGACGACTGGCACGCCCACGACATCGCCGCGATGGTCCGCCGCGACCGCAACCACCCGTCGGTCATTATGTGGTCGATCGGCAACGAGATCCCCGAGCAGTTCCGCGCCGGCGACACCGGCCAACGGCTGCGGGACGAGGTCCTCCGCCACGACGACACCCGCCCCGTGACCGCCGCCATCTGCACCGACTGGGGGCCCGTGATGGAGAACTGGGGCGAGCTCTCCGACCCCGCTTTCCCCCACCTGGACGTGGCCGGCTACAACTACCTGCCGCAGATGTACGAGCCCGACCACGCCCGGCGCCCGGACCGCGTGATGTACGGGTCGGAGTCGCTCCCCAAGGACGCGCTGGCCTACTGGACGCTGGTTGAGGAGCGCCCCTACGTGATCGGCGACTTCGTGTGGACGGCGCTCGACTACCTGGGCGAGGCCGGCATCGCCCACACCAGCCTGGGCCCCGACCCCGGCCCGTGGTTCCTGTCGTGGCCGTGGATCAACGCCTGGTGCGGCGACCTCGACCTGTGCGGGTTCAAGAAGCCGCAGTCGTTCTACCGCGACGTGGTGTGGCGCCGCAGCCCGATCGAGCTCCTAGTGCACACGCCCATGCCGCCCGACGCGGTCGAGTCGCTCAGCTGGTGGGGTTGGCCCGACGAGCTGAAGAGCTGGAACTGGGACGGGCACGAGGGCCAACCGCTGCAGGCGGCGGTCTACTCGCGGTGCGACCGCGTCCGGCTGGAGCTCAACGGCCGCGTGATCGGCGAGCAGCCGGTCTCGCCCGCCACCAAACTCACCGCCCGCTTCAACGTGCCCTACGAGCCAGGCGAGCTGAAGGCTGTGGGGCTGGTGGACGGCAGGGTGGTCGCGGAGAACTCGCTCCGCACCGCCGGGCCGCCCGCCGCGCTGCGGCTGACGGCCGACCGCGGGGCGATCAACGCCAACCGGAACGACCTGTCGTACATCACAGTGGAAGTAGTCGACGCCAGCGGCGCCCGCGTGCCAACCGCCGAGGCCGAGGTGCGGTTCAGCGTGGGCGGCGTCGGCGAGCTGGCGGGCCAGGCGAACGGCTCGCCCAACCAGCCGGCCAGCTTCCAGGCGCCCGCCTGCCGGACGCGGCACGGCCGCTGCCTGGCGATCCTCCGCCCGACCGGCGGCGCGGGTCCGATCACGCTCACCGCTGAGGCTGACGGCCTGCGGCCGGCGCGGCTGGCGGTGGAGTGCGGCGATGTAGACGAGTAG
- a CDS encoding M56 family metallopeptidase produces the protein MATPFDGGEFLLGLASRSLVLLALTAAVAYTLRRRSAALLHAVWTVGLAACLAVPVVGWLSPGWQAAVLPARASNAVARSAVPTRAADTPRRGVIAPGTRTIARPPAAPQPALERPQPIVKPTPAAAIAPAPALQGPSLSTLLLAGWTLGLLIVLLRLLAQVAMVRRLTSRAAPLADGEWNQLCDNLCQRLGLRRAVSLATHTAAPGPIVTGLARPVVVLPADAPTWPAERRRQVLLHELAHVRRHDLLTQLMATAACAVYWFNPLAWWAARRMKRLREIACDDAVVTHGGAAPDYAQTLLEIARGYRCRPTAGAVAMAASPQVEGRIAAILSSGRSRAALTARAARALAAAAAIGAAVVATCQLTTRDATANEPESDPPAATAPTEPTQAADDAPPAVDHRTMVVRVLNEDGQPLPGARVYSAIWEMQGEPDFPSRSNAADEQARARIAIPHRLNILRLWPSKEGYVPQFMNFSEGTHEEGRLIPDEYEFRLQKGVTLGGRVVDEAGQPIEGALVQVRVEVDEPAWGRGAKPMISTWLTDSDFNSAPPRTDADGAWSITNAPPPRSNGRDDYEFRLLVTHPDYAGDAEWGGLQREQGVTTQDLRRGDAKLVLASGVAVTGVVTGPDGSPVSEGLVVWHDRPYWATGVNETAIGADGRYQTERLTPGEYPITVLAPGFAPQRKMVTVEHGMGDLDLQLAAGHPIRIHIVNTQGEPVPKAYVGIGEWRGTEAIYNEKHPNVPLSGVPRHADENGVYAWDWAPKDAVGYRISAKGHAGQELTLIAKSEPHVVTLAPRRVVVGEVTDAETGKPIENFQAMPVIVFRPDFYHTRSEDAKLGRDGRYELPLTGSADPNDDYRVRFEAPGYRSLISEESFGPRDGRATLDVRLTPAPAREGRVLDSAGRPVVDAVVLEASPTMVPSTSNGEPESYGSRPVPTEAGGRFSLPATSEPTLVRAYHEKGFAERTLAPDETAIGDLRLAPWAWVSGVLLQDGRPVADQWVYFSPLGQRGLLEPRFQDSYSARTDTLGRFRFDRLPPVSGGLRASLGPWRDSPLSSSESVPLELAPGEHREVQLNGDGATVTGRVVATGRSNDQLSKQWSLNYLVSRDQGLPYPPEEAPLSFDPTGPLQSEWLGQPDFQSWVATRHNYFVKLADDGGLRVHGVPPGEYDLVLQLYEEPAGCLVETIGEKVVPVTVAADGDLDLGDIDVHCRIGPRVGSDMRAFEITDAGGRVRLIDDLQGRHVLLHAWATWCAPCIQSMPSLKAAVEQHEGKPLTVVGLNIDEDADAARAVAAAQGLAWAQNYLGTDSELMRQLAISTAPAYYLIGPDGKLVGSANHWEAIATLLDGEL, from the coding sequence ATGGCTACGCCCTTCGACGGCGGTGAGTTTCTCCTCGGCTTAGCGAGCCGGTCACTCGTGCTGCTGGCGCTGACCGCCGCGGTCGCGTACACGCTCCGCCGCCGCTCGGCGGCGCTGCTGCACGCGGTCTGGACGGTCGGCCTGGCCGCCTGCCTGGCGGTCCCCGTGGTGGGGTGGCTCTCGCCGGGCTGGCAGGCGGCCGTGCTGCCGGCGCGGGCTTCGAATGCCGTCGCGCGGTCGGCCGTCCCGACGAGGGCGGCAGACACGCCCCGCCGCGGCGTAATTGCGCCGGGGACGCGGACAATCGCCCGCCCGCCCGCGGCGCCACAACCCGCCCTTGAGCGCCCACAGCCGATCGTCAAGCCAACGCCGGCCGCAGCCATCGCGCCGGCGCCCGCACTCCAGGGGCCGTCGCTCTCCACGCTGCTGCTGGCCGGCTGGACCCTCGGGCTATTGATCGTGCTGCTGCGGCTGCTGGCGCAGGTCGCCATGGTGCGCCGGCTGACAAGCCGGGCGGCGCCGCTCGCCGACGGCGAATGGAACCAGCTCTGCGACAATCTCTGCCAGCGTCTTGGGCTCCGCCGCGCCGTGTCGCTCGCCACGCACACCGCCGCGCCCGGACCGATCGTCACGGGGCTCGCCCGCCCGGTGGTGGTGCTGCCGGCCGATGCGCCCACCTGGCCGGCCGAGCGGCGGCGGCAGGTGCTGCTGCACGAGCTGGCCCACGTCCGCCGCCACGACCTGCTGACCCAGTTGATGGCCACGGCGGCGTGCGCCGTCTACTGGTTCAACCCGCTGGCGTGGTGGGCCGCCCGGCGGATGAAGCGGCTCCGCGAGATCGCCTGCGACGACGCCGTGGTCACGCACGGCGGCGCGGCGCCCGACTACGCGCAGACCCTGCTGGAGATCGCCCGCGGCTACCGCTGCCGGCCGACCGCCGGCGCGGTCGCGATGGCGGCCTCGCCGCAGGTCGAGGGCCGCATCGCCGCCATACTCAGCTCCGGCCGCAGCCGCGCGGCGCTAACAGCGCGGGCGGCAAGGGCGTTGGCGGCGGCGGCGGCCATCGGCGCGGCCGTAGTCGCCACCTGCCAGCTCACCACCCGCGACGCCACGGCGAACGAACCCGAGTCCGATCCGCCGGCCGCCACCGCCCCGACCGAACCGACTCAGGCCGCCGATGACGCTCCGCCCGCAGTCGACCACCGCACCATGGTGGTGCGCGTGCTCAACGAGGACGGCCAGCCCCTGCCGGGCGCGCGGGTCTACTCCGCCATCTGGGAGATGCAAGGCGAGCCCGACTTCCCGAGCCGCAGCAACGCTGCTGACGAGCAGGCCCGGGCCAGGATCGCGATCCCCCACCGACTCAACATCCTGCGGCTGTGGCCCTCGAAGGAGGGCTACGTGCCGCAGTTCATGAACTTCTCGGAGGGGACCCACGAGGAGGGTCGCCTGATACCCGACGAGTACGAGTTCCGCCTGCAGAAGGGGGTGACGCTCGGCGGCCGCGTGGTGGACGAAGCGGGGCAGCCGATTGAGGGCGCCCTGGTCCAGGTGCGAGTGGAGGTCGACGAGCCCGCCTGGGGCCGCGGCGCCAAGCCCATGATCAGCACCTGGCTTACCGACTCCGACTTCAACAGCGCGCCCCCACGGACAGACGCCGACGGCGCGTGGTCAATCACCAACGCCCCGCCGCCCCGCAGCAACGGCCGGGACGACTACGAGTTCCGCCTGCTGGTCACCCACCCCGACTACGCCGGCGACGCCGAGTGGGGCGGCCTGCAGCGTGAGCAGGGCGTCACCACGCAGGACCTCCGCCGCGGCGACGCCAAGCTCGTGCTCGCCAGCGGCGTGGCGGTGACGGGCGTGGTGACGGGGCCGGACGGCTCGCCGGTCAGCGAAGGGCTCGTAGTCTGGCACGACCGACCCTACTGGGCGACCGGCGTGAACGAGACTGCCATCGGCGCCGATGGCCGCTACCAGACCGAACGCCTGACGCCGGGCGAGTACCCCATCACCGTGCTGGCGCCCGGCTTCGCGCCCCAGCGGAAGATGGTGACCGTCGAGCACGGCATGGGCGACCTGGACCTGCAGCTGGCGGCGGGCCACCCGATCCGGATCCACATCGTCAACACGCAGGGCGAGCCGGTGCCCAAGGCCTACGTCGGCATCGGCGAGTGGCGCGGGACCGAGGCGATCTACAACGAGAAGCACCCCAACGTGCCGCTGTCGGGCGTGCCCCGCCACGCCGACGAGAACGGCGTCTACGCGTGGGACTGGGCGCCGAAGGACGCCGTGGGCTACCGGATCAGCGCCAAGGGGCACGCCGGTCAGGAGCTGACGCTGATCGCCAAGAGCGAGCCGCACGTGGTGACCCTCGCCCCCCGCCGTGTTGTGGTCGGCGAGGTGACCGACGCCGAAACAGGCAAACCGATCGAGAACTTCCAGGCGATGCCGGTGATCGTCTTCCGCCCGGACTTCTACCACACGCGGAGCGAGGACGCGAAGCTGGGCCGCGACGGCCGCTACGAGCTGCCGCTAACCGGCAGCGCCGACCCCAACGACGACTATCGCGTGAGGTTCGAGGCGCCCGGCTACCGCTCATTGATCAGCGAGGAGTCGTTCGGCCCCCGCGACGGCCGCGCGACGCTCGACGTCCGCCTGACGCCGGCGCCGGCGCGAGAAGGCCGGGTGCTCGATTCCGCGGGCCGCCCGGTGGTCGACGCCGTTGTGCTGGAAGCCTCGCCCACGATGGTCCCCAGCACGTCCAACGGCGAGCCCGAGTCGTACGGGTCGCGGCCGGTCCCGACCGAGGCCGGCGGCCGCTTCAGCCTGCCCGCGACCAGCGAGCCGACCCTGGTCCGCGCCTACCACGAGAAGGGGTTCGCCGAGCGTACCCTGGCGCCCGACGAGACCGCCATCGGCGACCTCCGCCTCGCGCCGTGGGCGTGGGTCAGCGGCGTGCTGCTGCAGGACGGCCGCCCCGTGGCGGATCAGTGGGTCTACTTCTCACCGCTTGGGCAGCGGGGGCTGCTGGAGCCGCGGTTCCAAGACTCGTACAGCGCCCGCACCGACACCCTGGGGCGGTTCCGCTTCGACCGCCTGCCGCCGGTAAGCGGCGGGCTGAGGGCGTCGCTCGGGCCGTGGCGGGACTCGCCGCTCAGCTCCAGCGAGTCGGTCCCGCTGGAGCTCGCCCCCGGCGAGCACCGCGAGGTGCAGCTCAACGGCGACGGCGCGACCGTCACCGGGCGGGTCGTGGCGACCGGCCGCAGCAACGACCAACTCAGCAAGCAGTGGTCACTGAACTACTTGGTAAGCCGCGACCAGGGCCTGCCCTACCCGCCTGAGGAGGCGCCGCTCAGCTTCGACCCGACCGGGCCGCTGCAGTCGGAGTGGCTCGGGCAGCCGGACTTCCAATCGTGGGTCGCGACGCGGCACAACTACTTCGTGAAGCTGGCCGACGACGGCGGCCTGCGGGTCCACGGCGTCCCGCCCGGCGAGTACGACCTGGTCCTCCAGCTCTACGAGGAGCCGGCCGGCTGCCTGGTTGAGACCATCGGCGAGAAGGTCGTGCCGGTGACGGTCGCCGCCGACGGCGACCTCGACCTGGGCGACATCGACGTCCACTGCCGCATCGGCCCCCGCGTCGGGTCGGACATGCGGGCGTTCGAGATCACCGACGCCGGCGGGCGCGTCCGCCTGATCGACGACCTCCAGGGGCGGCACGTGCTGCTGCACGCGTGGGCCACGTGGTGCGCCCCGTGCATCCAGTCGATGCCGTCGCTCAAGGCGGCCGTGGAGCAGCACGAGGGAAAACCACTGACGGTCGTCGGGCTCAACATCGACGAGGACGCCGACGCCGCCCGCGCGGTGGCCGCCGCGCAGGGCCTCGCCTGGGCCCAGAACTACCTGGGCACGGACTCCGAGCTGATGCGGCAGCTGGCAATCAGCACGGCGCCGGCGTACTACCTCATCGGCCCCGACGGAAAGCTGGTTGGCTCCGCCAACCACTGGGAGGCCATCGCCACGCTGCTGGACGGCGAGCTCTAG
- a CDS encoding BlaI/MecI/CopY family transcriptional regulator: MARKKKVARELAPREEQIMQVVYRLQKASVAEVREQLSDPPSYSAVRTMLGQLERKGHVVRDRSGVTHLYKPVKSRRAAGLSALSRLIDAFFPQSTGDALAALIDDSAKRLSDEDIDRLEQAIRRARTGD, encoded by the coding sequence ATGGCCCGCAAGAAGAAAGTGGCCCGCGAGCTGGCGCCCCGTGAAGAGCAGATCATGCAGGTGGTCTACCGCCTGCAGAAGGCCTCGGTGGCCGAGGTCCGTGAGCAGCTCAGCGACCCGCCCAGCTACTCCGCCGTCCGCACCATGCTGGGCCAGCTCGAGCGGAAGGGGCACGTGGTCCGCGACCGCAGCGGCGTCACCCACCTGTACAAGCCGGTCAAGTCACGCCGCGCGGCCGGACTGTCGGCGCTCTCGCGGCTGATCGACGCGTTCTTCCCGCAGTCCACCGGCGACGCCCTGGCCGCCCTGATCGACGACTCCGCCAAGCGGCTCTCGGACGAGGACATCGATCGGCTGGAACAGGCAATCCGCCGCGCCCGCACAGGAGACTAA
- a CDS encoding DUF1559 domain-containing protein gives MKIHPVRRRRQTGFTLVELLVVIAVIGVLIALLLPAVQSARESSRRAACQNSLRQVGIAIVNFESTQNRFPAGKKWSSARSNPNSFDYSWSSFILPHLEEGAIYREINFSRAATDPENIQAASQLIPAYLCPSAVQLEAHRSAEGRLINLGGQPGEGMACIDYLGISGPDKDKANPVTGEDYGRQRGVLLGTKGLPNEDTITEPPKVTTAKITDGLSKTIMVIECSGRGVDMNKHGEIKSYNGAWVSGDNISHIKKGINDEVPPAVWEDERVFSDHPGGAHALACDGSVHFLNQGLEPEMLRSLCSRDGDELVEGLGEL, from the coding sequence TTGAAGATTCATCCTGTACGCCGTCGCCGCCAAACGGGCTTTACGCTCGTCGAGCTGTTGGTGGTGATTGCCGTGATCGGCGTGCTGATTGCCCTGTTGCTGCCGGCGGTGCAGTCGGCCCGTGAGAGCAGCCGCCGCGCGGCGTGCCAGAACAGCCTGCGGCAGGTTGGGATCGCGATCGTCAACTTCGAGAGCACCCAGAATCGGTTCCCGGCCGGCAAGAAGTGGTCGTCGGCGCGGAGCAACCCGAACTCGTTCGACTACTCGTGGTCCAGCTTCATCCTGCCGCACCTGGAGGAGGGGGCGATCTACCGCGAGATCAACTTCAGCCGCGCCGCGACCGATCCGGAGAACATCCAGGCCGCCAGCCAGCTGATCCCCGCCTACCTGTGCCCCAGCGCGGTGCAGTTGGAAGCCCACCGGTCGGCCGAGGGCCGCCTGATCAACCTGGGCGGCCAGCCGGGCGAGGGGATGGCCTGCATCGACTACCTGGGCATCAGCGGCCCCGACAAGGACAAGGCCAACCCGGTCACCGGCGAGGACTACGGCCGCCAGCGGGGCGTGCTGCTTGGCACCAAGGGTCTGCCCAACGAGGACACGATCACCGAGCCGCCCAAGGTCACCACCGCCAAGATCACCGACGGCCTGTCCAAGACCATCATGGTGATCGAGTGCTCCGGCCGCGGCGTGGACATGAACAAGCACGGCGAGATCAAGAGCTACAACGGCGCGTGGGTCTCGGGCGACAACATCAGCCACATCAAGAAGGGCATCAACGACGAGGTCCCGCCGGCCGTCTGGGAGGACGAGCGCGTCTTCTCCGACCACCCCGGCGGCGCCCACGCACTGGCGTGCGACGGGTCGGTCCACTTCCTCAACCAGGGGCTGGAGCCCGAGATGCTGCGGTCGCTCTGCTCCCGCGATGGAGACGAACTAGTCGAAGGACTCGGCGAGCTATGA
- a CDS encoding DUF4956 domain-containing protein, whose translation MPSELLGYPLYDDDLIKLSVRFAANLIVLVLIVHFVYSKQSRSKDYLFTFYMLNIVVFFICFTLKKLELELGMALGLFAIFGVLRYRTDAIPVREMSYLFIVIGLAVINSLANSKVSLAEVGFVNLAIVCLPALFESLPNLRQESREEILYERIDLIRPENHDQLIDDLQKRTGLNLSRIELGRINLLQDTVAITVYYYPHDQDREPNHDVEINRRLRRK comes from the coding sequence ATGCCGTCCGAGTTACTTGGCTACCCCCTCTACGATGACGACCTCATAAAGTTGTCGGTTCGGTTCGCTGCGAACCTCATCGTTCTCGTGCTGATCGTGCACTTCGTGTACAGCAAGCAGTCGCGCAGCAAGGACTACCTGTTCACGTTCTACATGCTGAACATCGTGGTCTTCTTCATCTGCTTCACGCTCAAGAAGCTGGAGCTGGAGCTCGGCATGGCGTTGGGCCTGTTCGCCATCTTCGGCGTGCTCCGCTACCGGACCGACGCGATACCGGTGCGCGAGATGTCGTACCTGTTCATTGTGATCGGCCTGGCCGTGATCAACTCGCTGGCCAACAGCAAGGTCAGCCTGGCGGAGGTGGGGTTCGTGAACCTGGCCATCGTCTGCCTGCCCGCGCTGTTCGAGTCGCTGCCCAACCTGCGGCAGGAGTCCCGCGAGGAGATCCTGTACGAGAGGATCGACCTCATCCGGCCCGAGAACCACGACCAGCTCATCGACGACCTGCAGAAGCGGACCGGCCTGAACCTCTCACGGATCGAGCTGGGCAGGATCAACCTGCTGCAGGACACGGTCGCGATTACCGTGTACTACTACCCGCACGATCAGGACCGCGAGCCGAACCACGACGTCGAGATCAACCGCCGCCTGCGTCGGAAGTAG
- a CDS encoding polyphosphate polymerase domain-containing protein codes for MTPTRAEKTQPAPEIVQALTRLAPIDLSEMDSVSLMNRVDTKFVMAESTLLDLLDDAADDYRVLEVGGERLTRYSTLYFDTPALNCYFDHHNGKSIRRKFRMRAYGSSGASFFEVKQRTNKGRTDKRRIPINAITSRLEGESAALAEAIAGADLGLEARIWTEFSRITLVGRHAPERVTLDVDLQFRVGDRRVGLPGLVIAEVKQERDSRDSVVRRRLREAGVRPLRVSKYCLGSILLDPALKRNRFKPKLLAIQAYSPC; via the coding sequence ATGACCCCCACCAGAGCCGAAAAAACCCAACCGGCGCCGGAGATCGTCCAGGCGCTCACCCGGCTGGCGCCCATCGACCTCAGCGAGATGGACAGCGTGAGCCTGATGAACCGCGTCGACACGAAGTTCGTCATGGCGGAGTCGACGCTGCTCGACCTGCTGGACGACGCGGCCGACGACTACCGCGTGCTGGAGGTCGGCGGCGAACGGCTCACCCGCTACTCCACGCTGTACTTCGACACGCCCGCCCTCAACTGCTACTTCGACCACCACAACGGCAAGTCGATCCGCCGCAAGTTCCGCATGCGGGCGTACGGCTCGTCGGGCGCCTCGTTCTTCGAAGTTAAGCAGCGGACCAACAAGGGCCGCACCGACAAGCGGCGGATCCCCATCAACGCGATCACCAGCCGCCTGGAAGGCGAGTCGGCCGCGCTGGCCGAGGCGATCGCCGGCGCCGACCTCGGCCTCGAGGCCCGCATCTGGACCGAGTTCTCCCGGATTACGCTGGTTGGCCGCCACGCGCCGGAGCGGGTCACGCTGGACGTCGACCTGCAGTTCCGCGTGGGCGACCGCCGGGTCGGCCTGCCGGGTCTGGTCATCGCCGAGGTGAAGCAGGAGCGCGACTCGCGCGACTCGGTGGTGCGGCGCCGTCTCCGCGAGGCCGGCGTGCGGCCGCTGCGCGTGAGCAAGTACTGCCTGGGCAGCATCCTGCTGGACCCGGCGCTCAAACGCAACCGCTTCAAGCCGAAGCTGCTCGCTATCCAAGCCTACTCTCCCTGCTGA